The segment ttttaatttctaAGCAtattactttttaaaaaaagtacTCTTAGCTAGCTTCTCAGTTTCTACTTAGGGCATGTCATAATATATACACATTTATGTGAATATCTTTACTTTAATTGCATCGATGTTATCTCTACGTATTATAAGGAAGTTTTCATTACTGTTTTAGATGGTATTAGGATCATAGCTAGTGGAAGATAGCACGTGGTTGAGGTTGTATTATCATGCTTAATTATGTTTTTCAAATACTGTTAACATGTTCAATGTATTACTTTTGTTAAAAATGAATGTTTAGTCCGCTGTTGCTAAATAGTTTGTTAAAGTAATTCTTTgttgagattttcgaatctcaccttTGCTATCTTTCCAGTGTGGCTAGAGGTGACGTCAAGCATGTGGGATAGGGTAGCAGCCCGACTTTGCATAGATCATCTTCACTTGCTATCTTTATGTTTGTAATATCAGTTTAATGCCTCTTAGTTGTTGTGTTGTATGTCTGACTTGTTATTGCACGGAAGTATGATCAAGACTTGTTCCTCGTTTTGTTAGGATATTTATTTCTATTAGTACGatgatttatttttctcttgCTCCGTGATGGTTGGTTAGTTACAACTCTAGTTACAGAGGAGATGTTGTCGAAATTTTTCTTTAAGGTTGTAGATTGGTTTGATTGTACTTCAAGCTTATGGTGGTCCTCTAAGTTTTATACTCCTGCATCATCTCTGACGCCTCCCGTCGTTGATCCGTGATCGTAGCTCGCCGCCATGCTAACCCATCTCGTTTGGATGCCCCGCCCCGCCCTGACCATGCCTACTGGCTATCCCTTGCCACCTTGCTGCTCGCCCACCAACCACTAGCACCACCAAGCCATCATTCCTCCCCCAACCATGAACCCTAACCTCACCAAAGTTGAGGAAGATACAGCTGAGCTCAAATTGTGTGCAGATTGAGACAGCAAAAATTTGGTGGGGAGGGAGAAGAAACACCCAAGTAAATTATAGCAAATCCGTATTTTTTACCATTACATTTCCTAAGCATTTGTTATACAAAATCaatgaaaatataattatttgaaattattttccataaaaaatatgcttttgtgtatattagtagACAAAATTTCTTCAGTTTGAATACACGCATTTTCTTAAACAACAATTATTTGACTACGGAGGGAGTCGTAGAATTCTGTTTAGGCCTCCAAGTTTGCCTCTTTCTAATTTAGAGCAAGATTGCAAAACGTATACATCTTGTAATTTAATATGGATGGAGCACTAAGAAAAAGGCATTAGCTGGAAAAGCatttgtttggattttttttgggAATATTTGTTTGGACTTTTGTCCTATGTAGGGGTCTAAAAGGAGACAAGAACACCTAACAAAGTAACAATCAGTTAAATCATTGAAGTACTCTATAAGGTAATGACTTATGAGGTAACTGCACACAATTAACTTGGCAAGTTATCATAACAAGTTTTATAATTAATCAAACCCCGAAACTTTCGGTGACGTAGCCAATTCGAAACAGTTAGAAAAGGTTAGACTTTATCTGATGGTAGCTTAAATAGAGAAGCGCACGCGTGAACGAGAAGCGAGAAACGAGCGCATCCATGTGTGAGTTGCATGGCATAAAACCaaagggagaggaggggagtaGGAGCAGGAGGCGAATGATGGCGTCATCAGCACCAGGCCCCAGCGCAAGCCCTCCCTTCAATCCAACTCCACCTCCACATAAATCTTATCCATTCTTCACCAAACAGCGGAAGAGATTTCATCTTCTTTTCCTGTTAAAAATTGAGTCTTTTTCTGGCAAAGGATCTAACGTTTGAGTACgaaaatccccccttttgctgtCCATTTGTCGACGCTCCAATTTCATTGGTCGCGATTCCATCGTGGATTTGGACCACGCGCAGCACCACAACAAATCCTCCCCTCCAATCCTGCCCAACAATCCCGATTTCCAATCGAAAGCAAACATCAAGAAATCCTAAATAGAACGCACCAAGAACTCCACTACTAGAATCACCTATCATTTCTTGGTGCATTGGCCCTACGCCGCTCCACCATCTGAGAAATCCCAAGAAACGCCTCCCAAATCGGTCCTACGCCGCACCAGATCGCAGCTCATAATTCCAGAGAGAATTAGAGCGAGCGCGAAAAGGAGGAAGCAATGACGGAGGTGGCGCTCCTCCGGGGCCCGACCAACCTTGCTTCCCCCGCAAgccgcgcctcctcctccctgcgcTATTTAGCCAATGCCGACAGCGACCTGCTCCCAGGAAGCGGCAGCAGGGAGCAGCCTACGGGATCTACAGGGAGCCTTGGATTCCAAGATCGGCGTGGGCAAGAGCCTGAAGggtcagaggaggaggaggaagcggagCGGTGGTCGTTCTTGGCGCTGCTGTTTGAGCTGCTGCGGAAGTCGCTGCTCGGGTGCAGGATAGTgagcggcgacggcggtggtgaaggcggcggcggcggctgtggGATGGAGATTGGGTTGCCGACGGACGTGCAGCACGTGGCGCACGTCACGTTCGATAGGTTCCATGGATTCCTGGGGCTCCCCGTCGAGTTCGAGCCCGAGGTGCCCCGCCGAGCTCCCAGTGCGaggtctgtctcatcttcatctCCTGTTATCAAGTCCAAACTTTCAAAGTTTCAGTTTTTACTCTGAATTCACAGATTTCATGACATTCAACTTTTAGTTactatttgaatttgattttggcGGATATTGACAATATTTGCTTCCCTTTTGCAATTTTGTGGTGTTCAGTGTTCTGATATAAAGTGTTGCAGAAAGTTCTAAAATGTAGAGATGGTGCTTGCTTGAAACGGGGTTCGTTAAAAGTTCAGTGCGTTTTAGCATTTAGATGGCACAGTTGTTAGCGTAATGTCATTTTGATTCTAATCGGTGGAAAGATGGTCTCTTTTGTTTGCGTTGCAACCCCCATGCTGCTTTGATATGAAAATTtgtatgaaaaatactttcttTGTTTTTCAGGCGGGaagttttatttgaatttatattttTAGCTTTGTGTTTGTGTTGGTAGTTTTAGCTGGATTTAACCTGTTATAGATGAACTGTATACGTCTTGACAGTGGATATGCTTTCGTCCACCActctgcctttttttttttttgcgttttCTTCATGTTCCATTAAATAATTGGCCAATCATGTTTCTTGATGCATTGTTATTTACTATCGTCGCATGATTTTGCTGTGGCTGCTTACCTCATTCAAGAATTCTGTTGATCGAACTAGTTACATAAAAAAGTAGATTGTTACATCATCTATCGTTAGGAAGATCAAAAAGCTACTGGAAATTCCATGATGTATATTGTCTTGGCTAGATGATTCATTGACTTTTCTTTACTTTAGAGTTCCACGCTCACTCCTTTTTTCCCTTTATCATTCGTCTCCATCTGTTTGTACTGTAGACTTTAGCTTGAAATGTCGTCTCTGCTTTGCTATCGTTTCTGACTCAGTACTAGGAACATATGTGAAAGAATAAGGAAAGTACATAGGTagtgtttatttttttactgaaaGTAGGTAGTGTATATTATATCTTGTCTTTTATAGGGAGTTTCAAGATGTGGGTTATTACTACTAGGCAATCTAAAAAGAATATACGAAATAGTTTGCTATCCAGTTTCTACCTTATAGTAGGATGGAAACCTAGTGCCttgaaaaaaagataaagtgGTGCAAACTCATACACCCAATTTTCAAACTCAAGTATTGCTCGTATAGTCGTATATGATCAACAAAAACTGCAGTTTATGAAATTTGCTCAGTCAATAATTGGAAATCTTCTGCAATGATCACAAAAttcctgaaaaataaaaaagaaaagtaattTCCTGGGATAGTACATGCACTTGAGTTAGCAAACCGTTCAGCACCTAAACAACAGTGTGAATTTTTTCACATCTTTATATTGATGCCAAGTTTTTGTGCATTTGAAGATTTGTAGGGCTCGTTGCATGACTTACAAGAATTAGAGGATATTCTTGGGCACAATCTAAATTGTTTAAATCTGGTTCTTCAAAAGATGCCTCGATTTCAATGGCATGGTGCTCTCATTTTCATGTGGGGACATCCATATCCTTGCGAGGCACATTTATTTCGCAATgctaatatgtatttatgagcATCGCATGACGCATATTGCTAGTTCCATTGCATTCTTACTTTAGCTGTTGCAATTCGTTAGCTGATTGAAACTTGAAATGCAGCACAAGTGTATTTGGAGTTTCAACAGAATCAATGCAGTGTTCCTATGATTCCAGAGGAAACAGTGTTCCCACGATTCTCTTGATGATGCAAAGGCGTCTTTATGAACAGGGCGGTTTTCAGGTATGGTTATTACTTTTTAGGATCACTTATGACTCTTACTTAATTTTAATCGCTATTGATTGCTTTGTTCTGACCAAATAACTGTTTTCTTGTTTGTACTTGGCAGGCGGAAGGTATTTTTCGTATAAATGCAGAGAACAGCCAGGAAGAGTTTGTGAGAGACCAGTTAAATAGTGGAATAGTTCTGGACGGCATTGATGTCCACTGTTTGGCAGGTCTAATCAAAGTAAGCTTATTTCTATCATGTATCTTATGTGATTCAAGTCATTCTGTTGACGGCACCAGTGCCTTAATCACATTTTCGTTAATTACAGAGTTATTAATGATTGTGTTTATCTTCACTGGTGGAATTGAATTCCATGTCAACACCTGCCAGAGAATCCAGGCGTCACTCTTGAATGGAATCTAATCTTCTCTTTTCTTGCACAAAGATCATTGCCGCAACTTGTTTCCAATGCATACAAAGTTGTgattgtgaatttgtgattagCAATCTTCTGTTGCAGGATATAATCTTACTTTTGGAAGCATTGTTGGGCTATGGTCGACTTATTTCGTATTAGCAGTTTATGCTTTTGAAGCAGTCAACTTTATTTCGCAAGACGCACATACTTGATGACAGAAGTATATTATTATTCAATGTAATATCTTCATGTCTTTCAGGCATGGTTTAGGGAACTGCCGAGCGGGGTGCTGGACTCAATCCCACCTGAGCAGGTGATGCAATGCCAATCTGAAGAGGATTGTGCTCGGGTTGCTAAATGCCTTCCACCAGCTGAAGCAGCCTTACTTGCCTGGGCTGTTAATCTGATGGCTGATGTTGTCCAAGAAGAACAGATAAACAAAATGAATGCTCGCAATATTGCTATGGTTTTTGCACCAAATATGATCAGGTAATGAATGCATTGTGCTAATAGCATAGAAAACTAACTACATACCTCATGCCAAATACTTAATGGTTTCGCAGATGCTAACTTAGCACGCGTACCATGTAGGTGGCAGATCCTTTGACTGCACTGATGTATGCAGTGCAAGTGATGAATTTTCTCAAGATGCTAATACAAAAGACCCTCATGGATAGAGAAGAGTCGATTCTGGAGGATGCATCGCTGCGCCAGAAGGACCCATCTGATGAAAATGGGCATCAGAAATCCAGCGTGATACTTGACTCTCACCTGCGGAATGACGAAGGATCCAGGCGTTCCTCTTTTGCCAACGAGGAGCCCCTTCTGAACAGTCCTGCACACAGTACTGAAGACAAACCTGAAGAAACTAATGCTTTCAGTGGCCAGACAAGTGAAATCCTGACGAGCGCGGAGGGCTCCACTGGTTGCTCACAACTTGCTGATCTGGCTGTTATTCCTGATGCTTCCAGTGCAACAGCTGTGATTTCTCTTCAACGCAAAGGAAGCGGAAGCCCGAATCATAGGCGGACCAGAAAGGGCAAGGGTCAGTCTGGAGCACGTGCAATTCCTCCAGCTGAGAAATCAAGAGGTGTGAGCATTGTGAGCCGGATAAATTCCAAAGTTGAACGGATCGAAGCATGGAGATGAATTCAAAtgccactgctgctgctgttgtgtCATAGATGACTGACCCAATGTTTCTTGAAAATAGGCCCCCAAACTTCGTGCTCGCTCGTTTTGCTTTTCGATgtgcttataatttttttctcgatCATGATCACGGTACTCGACCTTTTCACTTTCACTGACTTCTGCATCTTGCTTATGATTACTTGTTTGAGTGAATCAAACAGAGGTTATTGGCTTGTTGCTTTCTTTTGTACATAAATTTCTTCAGTCTCAAAAAATTCAAGGATGATCTGTGTTGTGCTTGTTTTGATCGCATCGTTCCTCATTCTGCTGTTTCCCTTTCATTGTTTTGGATTTATCAGCTCACTTTGATCtgttgagagaaaaaaatgtgaACACGTAAGGTCCATATGCCTTTTTGAGAAACAAATAGactttatattttaaaaattgacACTTCCTTCTGCGGTATTGTCACACTCGGATCAAATCGaatgtaaactatatatatgctaatatcaagttatatatatatacacacacacgacGAGGTTATTCTGTGCCTATGCTCAGTTGCTATTCGCACTGCGTATATCCTCCGGTTACAACCtaaaacactgtgagttataacttgttaggGAGATCAGTTACACCTTTACGTatagaaatgcataattgcaacatgagAAACTAACACtgtaagttacaacttgttattcgcgcTGCACATATCTCTTAGTTACAACTTTACTGCGAATATCTCTtagttacaacttgaaacactgtgagttacaacttgttaggtagaccagttataATTTGacgtccagaaatgcataattgcaacacgagatgctaacactgtgagttacaatttgttattcgtactgcgcacatccctcagttacaacccgaaacactgtgagttacaacttgtggggtgtgCGAAGACATGAACTACAATgagcatacctgcagaatatacatacagtgtgtgtgtgtatatatatatatatatatatatatatatatatatatatatatatatatatatcataactatactctctctctctctctctctctctctctctctctctatatatatatatatatatatatatatatatatatatatatatatatatattatgaacatcatatacatatatattaataGTATACTTATGTTaccatatgtacatatatagagTATAGTTATGCTATCTTTTTTTATGTACATCCGTACGAACTATAGTCGATGCACATATGTATACATTTTATATGGTGTGCTATACTATATGtctgtatacatatatgcacatatacatatatatatatataattattatatgtatgcataacATGATATATGTAATATCCATATATTAGCAACatattatatattaatatatacgTTATATATGGGTTATGTATTATATGTTATATGGATGGTAGTTGTTGAAATCGGCTAGAGAGCACAGTTTGAAACCATGAAGATTTGTTTGCATAGAGCTAGAAGAACTATAGATCGGTAGCATATATTAAAACATAATAGAACTGTACTGTGCCAGACATTTTGTGTTGCATATGGGGAATATAGAACATATGCAGTATTGGTTGTCATAGAAAATGGATGAGAGTGGTTTCTTCAGAGCCCATGTTATTAAGAGCACGAGTACAACATATATGTTAGTATACATACATGCTCATATTatgcaatatatatatgtatgtgtgtgttagGTAATATGAATACAATACATATACGTTATACCATCATAGTATATTGATGGTAATatctatgtatatatttatgtatgtatgtatgtatgtatgtatgtatgtatgtatgtatatacatattgtGTAGCTCAGTACTGTTTGTCGGATACAGCTGCAAGGGTACTATAGAGGGGTACTGTGAGGTACTGTTGTTGTATGAACAGTAGAtggtataaaaaatatagataagGTATAATTCAGGTCTTCTGACATTGACAGGTCTTGCTTGGCAAAGATATACAGCAGATGCAAAGTTCATTTGTGCAGAACATAATTAGTCTTGACACACGTTGTGAAGtgcttacaattttttttttgtcagcaGTCCGTGACTAATTAGCAATCTATCTAGAAGAGATGACTGCCTGAAGGTTCTGTTGAATCTGTTGGAAGGCCTCGGATGCTGCTGTACATTTCCAAGAATAAATTGTTGTGTGCAATCTTTTGGGCTTGCTATGAATTATGATAGATCAAAGTGCATAATAGGGGCTCTGGAGATATCTTCGGTTGGCTGGATTATCAGAATGTTAAATAACCGTAGCTGCTAATGTATGACAACATCAAAAAAATTGTGCCTAAAACAAGCAGAATATTTTtcctcaaaaaagaaaacaagctGCAAATTTGCACAGTTTTCTTACCTGCAGGCTGCTTTTTTATTTGATCAGAAAATGCCACATTAGTGCTTTTCATGACTATATCTTTACTTTATGAAAAGAAGGATGTATCATACCTAATTAAAGCATTCCATTCATCATGAAAAGGAGAGTACTTTTTTTCCCTCTAACCTGCCATGGCCGATTGATGCACCCAAAAACTTTTCATGTAGaaatacacatatatgtgacatttatttcttttcctactatcttcccttttttttctgcCTTTTTTTTATGCTTTCACCACATCcatctttttttcctctttatCTCCCAGGCACTTCTTTTGTAGCATTTGCTTGGCATTTTTAATTACTTTGTTTCTAATCATGAACACCGTCTTTTGTGTGGCTTTAATTTGGACCATATATTGTAAGAAGAGAGAGGCCAAGGTGCTTTTGACTGAACTTCAGGACCAGATGTTTTGACCACAAATTTGCCACCCAAAATTCGATCGAGCTAGCTGTTGAAATGTGCTAGTCCCTTATTCATTTTTTCTAGGATAATTCGTGTTTCATTGAACGAGTTATGAACAACGGATCGAACCATTTCGATAACTAATTTGGCACACGCATGAGCTACGATTATCTTTACTTGTTCCTTTTCGCTGCAGCTGAAAATTTTGACATACATTTTGGCAATTGATAATGAAAGACTGATGCATCGAGTAGATATCAGAGAGTaccgagagagaagaaaaagattgaTGGATCACGTACAAAACACGGTTCTCCATGCATGGATCTAGATCCTGTATTCCTGTATCTCGTGGCAGACCAGAGCCAGAGACCATACTAGGACTAGCCACTGCATGCATGCGTCGCTCGATCGATCAACAGGCGCATGCAGGCAGGCATGCATGAAGCAGCGCAGGTCGATGCGGTCATGTAGAGGTCCACACGACACATGCAGATCGATGTAGTCATGTATAAATGAAATGAAGTAAACTACATGATATGTAAGGTTACTGTGACTCGTATAGGGTAATCTCATATAGCAAGTTGTTATGATTACTTATCACGGACGTTTTTTTGTTACCACCCATCGGTGACGTATCACGGATTTACTATGATTTAGCTCAGAGTTTTGTTTCACTCAACGCGTTGTTCATCCGATCGTCCGATCGTGCGTCTGTCTTTTGATATGTAATCAGTCAGGGATTTTTATCTAGCATGCACcaaaaaattgtatatatttctactatagaaaaatattattattcaCTTGtgagtctatttttttttcagccaTTAGATGTTCATCCAATGATTACTGTTATCAAGTGAAACATACCTTTGTTTTCACTCGATTGAAAATTAGCAACTCTCGACGTATCACTGTCATGTTAGGACTCCATCAAGTATCACAGACGGTTGGTATCCATAATTTGTGATGTACCATAAATAATTTGTAACAAAACATTATGTGATAAGTAGATCATCATTTTTAGAGGTGTAAATTAATTAACTTAAGGGTGTCACCAACTATTTTTAGTTCAATCaataatactatttttcttaaattgaatatttttttaaaaaaaactagtgtTATTGGTTTAACTAAAAAGAGTCGACAAGTACCTTAGCTTAATCATTTTGCACCCCAAAtcatttcaaaagaaaaaaaaattctaactcCAGAACGTGCATGTAAAAGAACTTGTACTACGAGTATATATGTAAGTGATGCTTTTTATACATGTGGCGCCACATCATCTTTTCCATTTATATCCAGCTCCATAGATTTAGTGGATGAGTCAGAGAGAATACATGCGTGGTTtcgtgagaaaaaaaatactatacaGCAGTGCTATTTGAATGATCGTCATCTGTTTTTAATGTGAATATCAAAAGATAGGTAAGATCTACTTGACACTAATTATAAATGTTAAATAATGAGTATGCAGAATAACTTCTATTTAAATGAGATCCACCGTTTTAAAATTCATATTGACGACAAGTGGCAACCCTCCCAGTGATAAGGATGTGACTACATAAATTTTTTTCCAGCGTGCATGGCTTTTACCGCCACATGCGCAGCGCTGCACATTCCTTAGATAGCAGCGCTGGAGCCAATTTGACTTGTTCTGACCAAAAGACACATTACCTCACTTTCACTCCACTGGACTGGACTACTAAATGAGGTCATAGGTAGCAACCGGATTCCGCCAGGCACTTGCCGAGTTGCCGCACGTCCGTCTCTTGGAATCGCCACCAGCGCAGGATGCGGTCCGCCGGCTGCGCTGTGCAGCAGGCGCTGGCCACGGAGGCGGCTGCCGTGGTGAGGCAGGCTGTGGCTCTGGCGCGCCGGCGCGGCCACGCTCAGGTGACGCCACTCCACGTCGCCAGCGCCATGCTCTCGGCGGCCGGCCTCCTCCGCGCCGCCTGCCTCCGCTCCCACTCCCACCCGCTCCAGTGCAAGGCCCTCGAGCTCTGCTTCAACGTCGCGCTCAACCGCCTCCCCACCGCCGGCCCTGCCGCCGCCATGTTCCACGGCCACGGCGGATACGACGGACACCACGCACCCGTGCTGTCGAACGCGCTCGTCGCCGCGTTCAAGCGCGCGCAGGCGCACCAGCGCCGGGGCGCCGTGGAGGGCCAGCCACCGCAGCAACCGCAGCCGATGCTCGCCTCCAAGGTCGAGCTCGAGCAGCTCATCATCTCCATCCTCGACGACCCCAGCGTCAGCCGTGTCATGCGCGAGGCCGGCTTCTCCAGTTTCCAGGTCAAGGCAAACGTCGAGAAGGCCGTCTCGTCACCGGACAATCACCCAAACACAACAAGCAACCACCCTACGACGAGCTCTCCAAGCTTCGGCCA is part of the Phragmites australis chromosome 12, lpPhrAust1.1, whole genome shotgun sequence genome and harbors:
- the LOC133886750 gene encoding LOW QUALITY PROTEIN: rho GTPase-activating protein 4-like (The sequence of the model RefSeq protein was modified relative to this genomic sequence to represent the inferred CDS: substituted 2 bases at 2 genomic stop codons) — protein: MTEVALLRGPTNLASPASRASSSLRYLANADSDLLPGSGSREQPTGSTGSLGFQDRRGQEPEGSEEEEEAERWSFLALLFELLRKSLLGCRIVSGDGGGEGGGGGCGMEIGLPTDVQHVAHVTFDRFHGFLGLPVEFEPEVPRRAPSASTSVFGVSTESMQCSYDSRGNSVPTILLMMQRRLYEQGGFQAEGIFRINAENSQEEFVRDQLNSGIVLDGIDVHCLAGLIKAWFRELPSGVLDSIPPEQVMQCQSEEDCARVAKCLPPAEAALLAWAVNLMADVVQEEQINKMNARNIAMVFAPNMIRCXLSTRTMXVADPLTALMYAVQVMNFLKMLIQKTLMDREESILEDASLRQKDPSDENGHQKSSVILDSHLRNDEGSRRSSFANEEPLLNSPAHSTEDKPEETNAFSGQTSEILTSAEGSTGCSQLADLAVIPDASSATAVISLQRKGSGSPNHRRTRKGKGQSGARAIPPAEKSRGVSIVSRINSKVERIEAWR